TCACAACCTTGATGTCATATTTGATCCCGGGATGAGTTTCTGATCACACATCTGTGCCTATTTTCACCGCCGTAACATCACCCAACTCTGCCACTGCatcagctcacctgctgctgaaaccttcatccgtGCCTTTGTCACCTCGACACTTAGCTGTTCCATTGCATTCCTGGCTGGCTCCCCATGTTCGACCCTCCAAAAATCTGAGGTCAGCCAATACTTTCCTGCCCACCTCCTCACTCTAACCAAGTCCCATTAACCCATCACACCGGTCTACATTAATTCCCAGTCATGCAACTCCTCTgttttaaagttctcatccttgttttcgatGCTCTTgaataataataaatctttattgtcacaagtaggcttacattaacactgcaatgaagttactgtgaaaagcccctagacgccacattccggcgtctgttcgggcacacagagggagaattcagaatgtccaaattacctaacagcacgtctttcgggacttgtgggaggaaaccggagcacccggaggaaacccacacaggcatggggagaacgtgcagacaaaaCCTGTTTGAGAAGCTTTGGTTATCTGCCCTAATGTCTCCTCAAGTGGCTGAGTGTCAAATTTTGCTTGATGATGTTACTGTGAAGCCCTTTGGGATATTTTACTATTTTAAATACAAGTTGTTTTTGTTATTTAATCCCATTTCTATCATACCATAAAATTAACTGAAAGAAAACAATTCATCCTAATTCTTATTACACTGCACGAGAGTAAACAAACCATATTCATACAACCATACCTGCATATTTTCTCGAAGATCAGTTGCTTCCCGCAATTGCTGGATAACAGTCTTGAATATTTCATCCACAGATTTTATCAAGATTGTTCTCATGTTAGCATACTCTCTTGATCTTTTAGCTTTTCTCACAGAAAGGCCACGTTTGTGAGGTTTCCCCCCACCTCTCCGGTTTGTAATTGCCACATGTACAAATAATGAGGCATGTGGTAGAATTTCACCTGTCAGTGATTGAAGCGTCAGATGTCTGTATCCTGGTTGCAAGCATTCAAAAGGTATCGTATACTGAGCAATAAACTCGTCTCCAATATAGTCATCATCCAGAACCACAAATCGCACCATTGCCAGCTCAGGGAGGTTAATCTGGAATTCAAAACTCTCATCAAAAATGGGGTTCTCTCCATTTTGGTTAACCGTTTTAGTTCTTTGTTCTGAACAGTCTGCAGGTATTCCGTGGATCTCAACAAACACGTAGGGATCTACTACATCACCTTTCGAACCTGAACCTTTTGGTTTGGGAAAGTTTTGGCCACTAATAATTTTGATGTGGAGTAGTTGGGGAGAAACACCTGGCACAGAATCCTTAGTATTGGCACTAAAATAGGAGACTTCTTCTCTCATGATGGCAGGACGAAGCACGTATCCACAATTCCCATTCTGACGGAACCAACCAATATTAAGGTCCATCATTAAACCAGGTGTCTGGTAATTCATTGCCACTACTTGGCAGCCACACTTCCAAAAGTCCTGAGGATTCATGTTGCTTGAATCTATCCTCATTGGATTGGGATATATTCTAGCAAGGAAACGCTTATTGTAATTCACAAAGTCCTTTGGGTATTCATTGGCAAGTTTACTGGCAGTTACCTCATTGAATGAACAAAATTCCCAAAATTTCTGGTTTTGAAGTGAGTCAGTAAAGTCTTTAAACAGTATAGATTTACAAAGAGTCACAATGTCTGAGAGTTCTTTGCAAAGTTTAAATTTTCTGTTTGGAACTACATTCTGCTGGTCTGTATTCTCACCTACCACCTTTTTTGCCATCTCTGCACCTTCATCTTCATCCGTAATATCACCTGCAAAGCCTGCGATATTTGCTGGTAGCTTTTTTGCCTTTAACAAAATTTTGTGCTTAAGGGCTTCAGGCGCGGGTAGGTAACTGTCATCAACACTTGGGGGGTTTGTGTACAGTTTGTCTCCAAAGGTTTGTTTCATATGTTGGATCATTATATTCTGCTGTTTTAATGAACAGTGGTTTTCCAAACATAAAATCAAAGGGTATTCCGATGCAACAAAAGCATATTTGTTAATTGCATCAATTACACTACAGAAGGCTAtctgtgatgtcattgtgtggcctGTATAGATGACTGGTTGATTGTCGGTTCCATCCCATGCGTCCACCTCAATACTTCGGCACCCCATTTTCAGAGCACGAATATACCCTGTGATATCTGACGGACCTCGGAACTGATCCTCAATCAAGTAGGTGTTGTGTGATGCGTTAATGTAATAATGAGACACTGGCTGAGTCATGTCCTGACAAACTTTCTTGTGTTCGGGATCAAATATATGGCATTCAGATGACATGAGGTACTTGGTAAAACCATCTAAGGAAAGCCAACCTTTTTCTTGCCCTTCTTTTGATGGCTCATACTTTTGAATAATGTTCATGCTCACTTGCTCTGTAACATGTGGCATCCCCTGCTCTGCCTCCAAAAACATCATCAGGTCCTTGGAATCTAGAAATTCTTTATTGCTTGAAAATTGAACTAACAAAAAATATATTTCTGGTCTCGTGCAAAGCTCATGATAAACTTGTGCGAGTTCCTCTTTGATAACTTCAGTTCCTATTTTTTCTTTTGCTTTGTGCAATTCTTTGAATTTCAATTCAATTTTGCTATTTTTCAGTCCAGAGTTCAGGTTCTTAACAAGCTGCACAGCTTTGTGAAATGATATATGCCCTGCATCTTTTGTATCAGCGGCAGCAAAAACACTTGAAAGCCATGATGCCCGCATGGTATTGTGACTGCTCTCTATCATATCTAGTGTGTGCTTCCCATAGGAGATCAGGTACCGTAAGCCTGTAACCCAAATATTTGCTACATCTGCAGAATTAGCGACAAGGTCCAATGACTCATAGTTTTCTCCATAAATGATTGAAAATGCACTATCTTCTGAAATATGATCATAAACAGCATTGGTGCGAAACATTTCTGTATTTTTTCCTGTTCGAACCTCTTTGATTGATGTTACATCAATTTTGGCTTTATCCAGTTCTTTCTTTGAAGGATCCCATCTCAGCGATTGCATATCTGTATCCAAAAGAAAATAGCGGTGGTAGACTCTGGAATTTGAGCGAATCTTTTTAAGTTCGGAGCCTTCAATCATTGAATTGATGCAATCGCTGGCACTGCTGATCTTCTTTTCTGTTGGCATGCTGCTGAAGGAGActgttttctttctctcttttcgttgtctggtgccatcctgaaaaaaagaaaaaaagtccTATAAATACAAATGTTTATGTGCAGTACCTTTGATAACACATGCAAACCTCTGTTCCTATTGTTTGGCGAATGGGTAGGAGGGCCAAACATGTGGAATTACTGTACTGTGAGACTACAAGATGCTGATAACGGTTGCAATAACCAACATTAAAAACAACAAGGGTAGGCGGTATATTTGTCTCCTTTGTATGTCAAGTATAATCAGTTTAGCGAAGCAACTCTGCGCAATGAGAATGATGAcatgacgcacctaaaggtggcggaccaagttaggctaaggaaaggatgggtgggacaggtgttccactcaggactggacgcaaagaatagaggggtggccattttggtttggaaatgggtagcatttgaagcaaagaacatcgtagcagatagcggaggtagatatgtaatggtgagtggctggctggagggaatggaggtcgtgttggttaatgtgaatgccccaaactgggacgatgcgggatttatgagacggatgctggggcgtataccggacctggaggtaggaaacttgattttaggaggggactttaatacggtgctggacccggggctagatagatccagctcaaggaccggaagaaggccggcagcggccaaggtacttaaggggtttatggaccaaatggggggagtggatccatggcgatttcttagacctagggctagggagttttccttcttctcccatgtccataaagtgtactcccggatagatttttttgttttgggaaggtcgttgatctctagggtggaagaagctgagtactcagccatagcggtttcggatcatgccccacattgggtggacctggaattaggagaggaaagggagcagagaacactctggcgattagatgtgggactgatggcggatgagggagtgtgtgcaagagtgcaggggcgtattgagagatacctggaggtcaatgacgacggcgaggtccctgtgggagtggtatgggaagcactaaaagcggtggtcagaggagagctgatctccattggggcccacaaaaggaaaacagaggccaaggaaagggaaagattactgggggagattttaagggtggatagggaatttgcagagaccccggaggaggaattgtacagggagaagagacgactccagacggaatttgaacttctgaccaccagaaaggcggaggtactgtggaggaaggcacaggggaggaggtatgaatatggggaaaaggctagtcgcctgttggctcatcaattgcgaaagagggcagcagcgagggagataggaggaattagaggcgcaaggggagacacggtgcgaagggcaggaaagataaatcaggtgttcaagaccttctatgaggaactgtataggtctcaacccccagagggagaggaggggatgcggcagttcctggaccaattgaggttcccgaaagtggaggagcgggggggtggtaggcctgggggcaccgattggggtggacgaggttattaagggactgggaagcatgcaagcagggaaggccccaggaccagacgggttcccggtggagtattacagaaaatatgtggacttgttggccccgttgatggtgaggacgttcaatgaggccaggaaaggggggactctacccccgacgatgtcggaggcgacaatatcgttaattttgaagagggataaagatccgttgcagtgcgggtcctatagacccatttcattattgaacgtggacgccaaattgttggcaaaggtactggcatcgaggatagaggactgtgtcccgggggtggtacacgaagaccagacagggttcgtaaaagggagacaactgaatgcatacaaaatgattagggggctggatagggtggacagtgagagccttctcccgtggatggaaatggctggcacgaggggacatagctttaaactgaggggtaatagatatagg
The genomic region above belongs to Scyliorhinus torazame isolate Kashiwa2021f chromosome 6, sScyTor2.1, whole genome shotgun sequence and contains:
- the plcl2 gene encoding inactive phospholipase C-like protein 2, coding for MAEGKAERGVLSLVSSCSASPFSAKKEGVEAVSNGDCVGEEPAAAAGGLPPSPGAETFTPSPAPAATSQDGKPGIPRRSSIIKDGTRQRKERKKTVSFSSMPTEKKISSASDCINSMIEGSELKKIRSNSRVYHRYFLLDTDMQSLRWDPSKKELDKAKIDVTSIKEVRTGKNTEMFRTNAVYDHISEDSAFSIIYGENYESLDLVANSADVANIWVTGLRYLISYGKHTLDMIESSHNTMRASWLSSVFAAADTKDAGHISFHKAVQLVKNLNSGLKNSKIELKFKELHKAKEKIGTEVIKEELAQVYHELCTRPEIYFLLVQFSSNKEFLDSKDLMMFLEAEQGMPHVTEQVSMNIIQKYEPSKEGQEKGWLSLDGFTKYLMSSECHIFDPEHKKVCQDMTQPVSHYYINASHNTYLIEDQFRGPSDITGYIRALKMGCRSIEVDAWDGTDNQPVIYTGHTMTSQIAFCSVIDAINKYAFVASEYPLILCLENHCSLKQQNIMIQHMKQTFGDKLYTNPPSVDDSYLPAPEALKHKILLKAKKLPANIAGFAGDITDEDEGAEMAKKVVGENTDQQNVVPNRKFKLCKELSDIVTLCKSILFKDFTDSLQNQKFWEFCSFNEVTASKLANEYPKDFVNYNKRFLARIYPNPMRIDSSNMNPQDFWKCGCQVVAMNYQTPGLMMDLNIGWFRQNGNCGYVLRPAIMREEVSYFSANTKDSVPGVSPQLLHIKIISGQNFPKPKGSGSKGDVVDPYVFVEIHGIPADCSEQRTKTVNQNGENPIFDESFEFQINLPELAMVRFVVLDDDYIGDEFIAQYTIPFECLQPGYRHLTLQSLTGEILPHASLFVHVAITNRRGGGKPHKRGLSVRKAKRSREYANMRTILIKSVDEIFKTVIQQLREATDLRENMQNAIVSFKELCGLSPVSNLIQCFMALSTLLNSDNIPIVVLNLKDDYPSMEPQGVIPEVLKKVVTAYEVMIQTTKMLLENGDGVCEKIMQCQRAAMEFHENLNNIGVKEGLKGRKLHKALENFTWNITVLKGQADLLKHAKIEALDNLKQINYAAVSCGLNKPGTGNTEPSKARRSLEAIPEKENLDVGAEVAESHQSTTTQKSIKAAK